One genomic region from Pseudoduganella lutea encodes:
- a CDS encoding glucokinase — translation MNAMSTPAQQTLVSVFPGGPRLLADVGGTNARFALESAPGQVSHIHVLPGAEYPTLAAALQAYLALPDVAAAAPAVRHGAIAIANPVTGDYVRMTNHHWEFSIEAMRQECGFEVLAVVNDFTALARSLPFLGEHKRQVGGAAGVPDTPLGLIGAGTGLGVSGLIPSPSGWTALLSEGGHVSFSPVNETEVAILQFAWREFEHVSAERLMSGAGIELIYRALADQRQLPAEALTPAEIARRALAGDCALCDAAIETFCGMLGTIAANLAVTLGAQGGIYIGGGIVPKLGERFDRSAFRARFEAKGRFRQYLSAIPAFVITADYPAFLGVSAILAERLAD, via the coding sequence ATGAACGCCATGTCGACCCCCGCGCAGCAGACCCTCGTATCCGTATTCCCAGGCGGGCCCCGGCTGCTGGCCGACGTGGGTGGCACGAATGCCCGCTTTGCGCTGGAGTCGGCGCCGGGGCAGGTCAGCCACATCCACGTGCTGCCGGGCGCCGAGTATCCGACGCTCGCGGCGGCATTACAGGCTTACCTGGCGCTGCCGGACGTGGCCGCCGCCGCGCCCGCCGTGCGCCATGGCGCGATCGCCATTGCCAATCCCGTCACCGGCGATTACGTGCGCATGACCAACCACCACTGGGAATTCTCGATCGAAGCCATGCGCCAGGAGTGCGGGTTCGAGGTGCTGGCCGTCGTCAACGACTTCACGGCGCTGGCCCGGTCCTTGCCGTTCCTGGGCGAACACAAGCGCCAGGTCGGCGGCGCCGCCGGCGTGCCGGACACGCCGCTGGGCCTGATCGGCGCCGGTACGGGGCTGGGCGTGTCGGGCCTGATCCCGTCGCCGTCCGGCTGGACGGCGCTGCTGTCCGAAGGTGGCCACGTCAGCTTCTCGCCCGTCAACGAGACCGAAGTGGCGATCCTGCAGTTCGCCTGGCGCGAATTCGAGCATGTGTCGGCCGAACGGCTGATGTCCGGTGCCGGCATCGAGCTGATCTACCGCGCGCTGGCCGACCAGCGCCAGTTGCCGGCCGAAGCGCTGACCCCGGCCGAGATCGCGCGCCGCGCGCTGGCCGGCGATTGCGCGCTGTGCGACGCGGCCATCGAAACGTTCTGCGGCATGCTGGGCACCATCGCCGCCAACCTGGCCGTCACGCTTGGTGCGCAGGGTGGCATCTATATCGGTGGCGGCATCGTACCGAAGCTGGGCGAGCGTTTCGACCGGTCCGCATTCCGCGCCCGGTTCGAAGCCAAGGGCCGCTTCCGCCAATACCTGTCGGCGATCCCCGCGTTCGTCATCACCGCTGACTACCCGGCCTTCCTCGGCGTGTCCGCGATCCTGGCCGAACGGCTGGCCGACTGA
- a CDS encoding ABC transporter ATP-binding protein, producing the protein MDEPLMDESRMNEQPPPDEPLLQVRNLRIAFRVDRRTTVEAVKGISFDVPRHATVALVGESGSGKSVSSLAVMGLLPADTTLIDPGSAIRFDGRDVLRLPADERRALCGRDIAMIFQEPMSSLNPVFTVGFQVGEVLRRHLGMGRRQARERTLALLEEVGIPDPPRKIDAYPGQLSGGQQQRVMIAMAIACEPKLLIADEPTTALDVTVQKQIVELLRRLQCERGMAVLFITHDLGLVGDIADHVIVMRHGEVRETGTAAQVFGAPRDLYTRALLHCRPSLHARPVRLPVIADYLEEGGPLLAEALPQRTRGYAPDDEIILDVRNLRKSFFTREGLFGTREFQAVKDVSFQLPRGKTLSVVGESGSGKTTVGLTLLRLHKATGGSALFEGRDLLALPDREFRPYKRRIQIVFQNPYASLNPRFTVGQILLEPMRLHHIGADDTQRVAMALALLARVGLPAQALHRYPHEFSGGQRQRIAIARCLTMRPEILVCDESVSALDVSVQAQVLNLLQDLQDEFGLSYIFISHDLAVVKYISDRVMVMQGGAVVETADADELYRNPQHAYTRSLLSAFPRGVE; encoded by the coding sequence ATGGATGAACCCTTGATGGATGAATCCCGGATGAACGAACAGCCGCCGCCGGATGAACCGTTGCTGCAGGTGCGCAACCTGCGGATCGCCTTCCGGGTGGACAGGCGCACCACAGTCGAAGCGGTGAAGGGCATCTCGTTCGACGTGCCGCGCCATGCCACCGTGGCGCTGGTGGGCGAATCGGGCAGCGGCAAGTCGGTCAGTTCGCTGGCGGTGATGGGTCTGCTGCCGGCCGACACCACGTTGATCGATCCGGGCAGCGCCATCCGCTTCGATGGGCGCGACGTGCTGCGCCTGCCCGCCGACGAGCGCCGTGCCCTGTGCGGCCGTGACATCGCGATGATCTTCCAGGAGCCGATGTCGTCGCTCAATCCGGTATTCACCGTGGGCTTCCAGGTCGGCGAGGTGCTGCGCCGGCACCTGGGCATGGGCCGGCGCCAGGCGCGCGAGCGCACCCTGGCCCTGCTCGAGGAAGTGGGCATTCCCGATCCGCCCAGGAAGATCGATGCGTATCCGGGACAGTTGTCCGGCGGCCAGCAGCAGCGCGTGATGATCGCCATGGCGATCGCCTGCGAGCCGAAGCTGCTGATCGCCGACGAGCCGACCACCGCGCTGGATGTGACGGTGCAGAAGCAGATCGTGGAATTGCTGCGCCGCCTGCAATGCGAGCGGGGCATGGCGGTGCTGTTCATCACGCACGACCTGGGCCTGGTGGGCGACATCGCCGACCATGTGATCGTGATGCGGCATGGCGAGGTCCGCGAAACGGGCACGGCGGCCCAGGTGTTCGGCGCGCCGCGCGACCTGTATACGCGGGCGCTGCTGCATTGCCGGCCGTCGCTGCACGCCAGGCCCGTGCGGCTGCCCGTGATCGCCGATTACCTGGAGGAGGGCGGCCCGCTCCTTGCCGAGGCCCTGCCGCAGCGCACCCGCGGCTATGCGCCGGACGACGAGATCATCCTGGACGTGAGAAACCTGCGCAAAAGCTTCTTCACCCGCGAAGGCCTGTTCGGCACGCGCGAATTCCAGGCCGTGAAGGATGTGTCGTTCCAGCTGCCGCGCGGGAAGACGCTGAGCGTCGTCGGCGAATCGGGTTCCGGCAAGACCACGGTGGGCCTGACCCTGCTGCGGCTGCACAAGGCCACCGGCGGCAGCGCGCTGTTCGAAGGGCGCGACCTGCTGGCGTTGCCGGACCGGGAGTTCCGCCCGTACAAGCGGCGGATCCAGATCGTCTTCCAGAATCCGTATGCGTCGCTGAACCCGCGCTTCACGGTCGGGCAGATCCTGCTTGAACCGATGCGGTTGCACCACATCGGCGCCGATGACACGCAAAGGGTGGCGATGGCGTTGGCGCTGCTGGCGCGCGTGGGCTTGCCGGCGCAGGCGCTGCACCGGTATCCGCACGAATTCTCCGGTGGGCAGCGCCAGCGCATCGCGATTGCCCGCTGCCTGACGATGCGGCCGGAAATCCTCGTCTGCGACGAATCCGTGTCGGCGCTGGACGTGTCGGTGCAGGCCCAGGTACTGAACCTGCTGCAGGATCTGCAGGATGAATTCGGCCTGTCTTACATCTTCATTTCGCACGATCTCGCTGTCGTCAAATACATATCGGATCGCGTGATGGTGATGCAGGGTGGCGCGGTCGTCGAAACGGCCGATGCCGACGAGCTGTACCGCAACCCGCAACATGCGTATACACGCAGCTTGTTGTCGGCGTTTCCCCGTGGCGTGGAGTAA
- a CDS encoding TonB-dependent receptor, with product MMARSVRLLFTGGLMATLGMAGTAAAQDTNIQRVEITGSSIKRATAETASPVQVINREELLRSGKSTVSEYLQTLTVDGAGSLPTGFGNGFAAGSTAISLRGLGATSTLVLLNGRRMAPFARADDGQKSFTDLSTVPMQIVERIEILKDGASSTYGADAIAGVVNIILRKDVQGLEFKADTGWSRYDDGKQNKASVTFGKGDLDEDKYNWVVNAEYMQSDRIKNSDRKDRAYIGNGDLRAYGFPIGTQFAGGYINGTNSVSPSPTGMVRDPVTTNYTNLPGCAGISATTNQTGANGGCLYYVDQWRDMQPEIESLNLYTKGTLQINESTQAYVELGYSKRSTAFMMTPPSVTPTVAFPPNAQTPQGFINYGNQNLMSAQHPQNPFGANARMRYIATDIGPSERRADNEFRRFVVGVKGSLAGWDYDTGFTYSDSKLDLEYTNMLNMNVVTQALSNPASQYFPYYIGDQAYRNPASLYQAMVVDALSHSKTSLSVIDFKATRELPIALPGGNIGLAIGAEHRREKVSNPSLAGSENGSINSSYVAAFGDSKVSAVYAEILAPLLKSLELSAAVRYDKYDNFNSTTPKVGLKWTPLRTFALRGTYTEGFRAPGAAEGSSSSQSTGTSTVRDPIRCPNGPAAGGATATDCAIPVAAVKVGDPNLQPETSKGVTLGMVWDPFEGTSVALDGWKIKRENEINPLPYNEAAALPTAIRNDNNLVQNGQVIPNSGTLILTQAPYRNSSFTEISGVDLDVKQRLRLGDYGRATLGMVITHVASWKRQESATTAYQFAGTHGNCDTSNCAGTPKNKVNLSATWDINAFNFNANLNWRDKMDNVLFAGDKCASTLANGQPGTKDCEIASFTTLDLSTRYNVSKNFTLFASVSNVFDKIAPLDPLTYGGISYNPMDASGAIGRYFKVGASYRFF from the coding sequence ATGATGGCACGTTCGGTTCGCCTGTTATTCACGGGCGGCCTGATGGCCACGCTGGGCATGGCAGGCACGGCCGCAGCCCAGGACACGAACATTCAACGCGTCGAGATCACCGGTTCGAGCATCAAGCGCGCCACCGCGGAAACCGCCTCGCCGGTCCAGGTGATCAACCGCGAAGAGCTGCTGCGCTCGGGCAAGTCCACCGTCTCCGAATACCTGCAGACGCTGACCGTCGACGGCGCCGGTTCGCTGCCGACCGGTTTCGGCAACGGCTTCGCCGCCGGTTCCACCGCGATCTCGCTGCGCGGCCTCGGCGCCACCTCCACGCTGGTGCTGCTGAACGGCCGCCGCATGGCGCCGTTCGCGCGCGCCGACGACGGCCAGAAGAGCTTTACCGACCTGTCCACCGTGCCGATGCAGATCGTCGAGCGCATCGAGATCCTGAAGGATGGCGCATCGTCCACCTACGGCGCCGACGCGATCGCCGGCGTGGTCAACATCATCCTGCGCAAGGACGTGCAAGGCCTGGAATTCAAGGCCGACACGGGCTGGTCGCGCTATGACGACGGCAAGCAGAACAAGGCCTCGGTCACGTTCGGCAAGGGCGACCTGGACGAAGACAAGTACAACTGGGTGGTCAACGCCGAGTACATGCAGTCCGACCGCATCAAGAACAGCGACCGCAAGGACCGCGCCTACATCGGCAACGGCGACCTGCGCGCCTACGGCTTCCCGATCGGCACGCAGTTCGCCGGCGGCTACATCAACGGCACCAACAGCGTCAGCCCGTCGCCGACCGGCATGGTGCGCGATCCGGTCACCACGAACTACACGAACCTGCCAGGCTGCGCGGGCATCTCGGCCACCACGAACCAGACCGGCGCGAACGGCGGCTGCCTGTACTACGTCGACCAATGGCGCGACATGCAGCCGGAGATCGAGTCGCTGAACCTGTACACGAAGGGCACGCTGCAGATCAACGAGTCGACCCAGGCTTACGTGGAACTGGGCTACTCGAAGCGCTCGACCGCCTTCATGATGACGCCGCCGTCGGTCACCCCGACCGTGGCCTTCCCGCCGAACGCGCAGACGCCGCAAGGCTTCATCAACTACGGCAACCAGAACCTGATGTCGGCGCAGCACCCGCAGAACCCGTTCGGCGCCAATGCCCGGATGCGCTACATCGCCACCGACATCGGCCCGTCCGAGCGCCGTGCCGACAACGAGTTCCGCCGCTTCGTCGTGGGCGTGAAGGGTTCGCTGGCAGGCTGGGACTACGACACCGGCTTCACCTACTCCGATTCCAAGCTGGACCTGGAATACACGAACATGCTGAACATGAACGTGGTCACCCAGGCGCTGAGCAACCCGGCTTCGCAGTACTTCCCGTACTACATCGGCGACCAGGCCTACCGCAACCCGGCCTCGCTGTACCAGGCCATGGTGGTCGATGCGCTGTCGCACTCGAAGACCAGCCTGTCCGTGATCGACTTCAAGGCAACGCGTGAACTGCCGATCGCCCTGCCGGGCGGTAACATCGGCCTGGCAATCGGCGCCGAGCACCGCCGCGAGAAGGTGTCGAACCCGTCGCTGGCCGGCTCCGAGAACGGCTCGATCAACTCGTCTTACGTGGCTGCGTTCGGCGATTCGAAAGTGTCCGCCGTCTACGCCGAGATCCTGGCTCCGCTGCTGAAATCGCTCGAACTGTCCGCCGCCGTCCGCTACGACAAGTACGACAACTTCAACTCCACCACGCCGAAGGTCGGCCTGAAGTGGACGCCGCTGCGCACGTTCGCCCTGCGCGGCACGTACACGGAAGGCTTCCGCGCACCGGGCGCCGCCGAAGGCAGCTCGTCGTCGCAGTCGACCGGCACGTCCACCGTGCGTGACCCGATCCGCTGCCCGAACGGCCCGGCCGCCGGCGGCGCCACGGCCACCGACTGCGCGATTCCGGTCGCCGCCGTCAAGGTCGGCGATCCGAACCTGCAGCCGGAAACGTCGAAAGGCGTGACGCTGGGCATGGTGTGGGATCCGTTCGAAGGCACGTCCGTGGCACTGGACGGCTGGAAGATCAAGCGTGAAAACGAGATCAACCCGCTGCCGTACAACGAAGCGGCCGCCCTGCCGACCGCGATCCGCAACGACAACAACCTGGTGCAGAACGGCCAGGTGATCCCGAACTCGGGCACGCTGATCCTGACGCAGGCACCGTACCGCAACTCCAGCTTCACGGAGATCTCGGGCGTGGACCTGGACGTGAAACAGCGCCTGCGCCTGGGCGACTACGGCCGCGCAACGCTGGGCATGGTGATCACGCACGTGGCATCGTGGAAGCGCCAGGAGTCCGCAACGACGGCCTACCAGTTCGCCGGCACGCACGGCAACTGCGACACGTCGAACTGCGCCGGCACGCCGAAGAACAAGGTCAACCTGTCCGCCACCTGGGACATCAATGCCTTCAACTTCAACGCCAACCTGAACTGGCGCGACAAGATGGACAACGTGCTGTTCGCCGGCGACAAGTGCGCGTCGACGCTGGCCAACGGCCAGCCGGGCACGAAGGATTGCGAAATCGCTTCGTTCACGACGCTGGACCTGTCGACCCGCTACAACGTGAGCAAGAACTTCACGCTGTTCGCCTCGGTCAGCAACGTGTTCGACAAGATCGCCCCGCTTGATCCGCTGACCTACGGCGGCATCAGCTACAACCCGATGGATGCATCGGGCGCGATCGGCCGTTACTTCAAGGTCGGCGCAAGCTACAGGTTCTTCTAA
- a CDS encoding ABC transporter permease: MLPFVLRRLWQMLPTMLGVVLLVFVLFHWVGGDPAYVLAGKMSSAEAIASIRRQLGVDEPWYVQLLIFAKQVATFDFGQSWATGEDVGHVIASRLGPSLTVLVPLTILETLIGVALALAIAFVRGSLTDRAVMVACTAAMSVSILVYIIVFQYGLAYRLGLFPVQGWGDGVAENLLRYAPLPILIGLAVSVAPTLRLYRSFVLDEANQDYVRTARAKGLPERRVMWVHVLRNAAIPIITHVMASLPALLVGAFLLERFFGIPGIGREVILAVERSDFPVIKAITVYVAAATMVFNLLTDVLYRLVDPRVQRA, encoded by the coding sequence ATGCTCCCATTCGTCCTGCGCCGCCTGTGGCAAATGCTGCCGACGATGCTCGGGGTCGTGCTGCTGGTGTTCGTGCTGTTCCACTGGGTGGGCGGCGATCCCGCCTATGTACTGGCCGGGAAGATGTCGAGCGCGGAAGCCATCGCCAGCATCCGCCGCCAGCTCGGCGTCGACGAACCCTGGTATGTGCAACTGCTGATCTTCGCAAAACAGGTTGCCACGTTCGACTTCGGCCAGAGCTGGGCCACCGGCGAAGATGTCGGCCACGTCATCGCATCGCGCCTGGGGCCGTCGCTGACGGTGCTGGTGCCGCTGACGATCCTGGAAACCCTGATCGGGGTCGCGCTGGCACTGGCGATCGCGTTCGTGCGCGGTTCCCTGACCGACCGCGCCGTGATGGTGGCGTGCACGGCGGCCATGTCGGTGTCGATCCTCGTCTATATCATCGTGTTCCAGTATGGCCTGGCCTACCGGCTTGGGCTGTTTCCCGTGCAGGGCTGGGGCGATGGCGTGGCGGAGAACCTGCTGCGCTACGCGCCGCTGCCGATCCTGATCGGCCTGGCCGTTTCCGTGGCCCCCACGCTGCGGCTTTACCGCAGCTTCGTGCTCGACGAAGCGAACCAGGATTACGTGCGCACCGCGCGCGCCAAGGGCTTGCCGGAACGGCGCGTGATGTGGGTGCACGTGCTGCGCAATGCCGCGATCCCGATCATCACGCACGTGATGGCCAGCCTGCCGGCCCTGCTGGTGGGCGCCTTCCTGCTCGAGCGCTTCTTCGGCATTCCCGGCATCGGCCGTGAAGTGATCCTGGCCGTGGAGCGCAGCGACTTCCCCGTCATCAAGGCGATCACCGTGTATGTGGCCGCCGCCACGATGGTCTTCAACCTGCTGACGGACGTGCTGTACCGGCTCGTCGATCCGCGGGTGCAGCGGGCATGA
- a CDS encoding VTT domain-containing protein, with amino-acid sequence MANLIYLLQEYGVLIVFIVVLVEQMGAPIPAYPVLIISGALAMNGGTPLAGVLAVALAGCVMADLFWFSAGRRYGKRILKVLCKISLSPDYCVSQTEDNFKKWGVKSMIVAKFIPGFNTIAPPMAGALGTRLPLFLSFSLLGGLLWSLTGILIGVYFNENIDEVLDILSTMGGTALAVLGTLLALFMLFKYIERRRFQRAMQTERINVDQLRALLDAGHEPVMIDARSATARQLDPPVPGALPVDGNLSGLLGALPRDRHIIVYCSCPNDVTAASVAKQLHEQGYTLAKPLHGGLEAYNSAFRAGETVIVGEQFPAVDGPR; translated from the coding sequence ATGGCGAACTTGATCTATCTGTTGCAGGAATACGGCGTGCTGATCGTCTTCATCGTCGTCCTGGTCGAGCAGATGGGCGCGCCGATTCCCGCCTACCCCGTGCTGATCATCTCCGGCGCGCTGGCGATGAATGGCGGCACGCCGCTGGCCGGCGTGCTGGCCGTGGCCCTGGCCGGCTGCGTGATGGCTGACCTGTTCTGGTTCAGTGCCGGACGCCGCTACGGCAAGCGCATCCTGAAGGTGCTGTGCAAGATCTCCCTTTCGCCCGATTACTGCGTCTCCCAAACAGAAGACAACTTCAAGAAATGGGGCGTGAAGTCGATGATCGTGGCCAAGTTCATCCCGGGCTTCAATACGATCGCACCGCCGATGGCCGGCGCGCTGGGCACGCGGCTGCCGCTGTTTCTCTCGTTCAGCCTGCTCGGCGGCCTGCTGTGGAGCCTGACGGGCATCCTGATCGGCGTGTATTTCAACGAAAACATCGACGAAGTGCTGGATATCCTGTCCACCATGGGCGGCACCGCGCTGGCCGTGCTGGGCACGCTGCTGGCGCTGTTCATGCTGTTCAAGTACATCGAACGGCGCCGCTTCCAGCGCGCGATGCAGACCGAACGCATCAACGTCGACCAGCTGCGCGCCTTGCTGGACGCCGGCCACGAGCCGGTGATGATCGATGCCCGCAGCGCCACCGCCCGCCAGCTCGACCCGCCGGTGCCCGGCGCGCTGCCGGTGGACGGCAACCTGTCCGGCCTGCTCGGCGCATTGCCGCGCGACCGCCACATCATCGTCTACTGCAGCTGCCCGAACGACGTTACCGCCGCCAGCGTGGCCAAGCAGCTGCACGAGCAGGGCTACACGCTGGCCAAGCCGCTGCATGGCGGGCTGGAAGCCTATAACTCGGCGTTCCGTGCCGGCGAAACGGTAATTGTTGGGGAGCAGTTCCCCGCCGTGGATGGGCCACGCTGA
- the scpB gene encoding SMC-Scp complex subunit ScpB, which translates to MDTAEAKKILETALLCAREPLSMNSLKRLFADPDDAGRSLAESAGADDVGTADIRGMLEQLRQEWQGRGVELASLSSGWRFQSRPEMKHYLDRLNPEKPQKYSRATLETLAIIAYRQPVTRGDIEEIRGVTVNSQTIRMLEERGWVDTVGHRDVPGRPALLGTTRQFLDDLGLQSLSQLPPLQQISEPQNANSIEMLEAALQENFEKAAHAANVTDNVAPGEASAPAVQAPDAEPTQENTHEQY; encoded by the coding sequence ATGGATACAGCTGAGGCGAAGAAAATCCTCGAAACCGCACTGCTATGCGCGCGCGAGCCGTTGTCGATGAACAGCTTGAAGCGCTTGTTCGCCGATCCCGATGATGCGGGCCGGTCATTGGCCGAAAGCGCCGGTGCGGATGACGTCGGTACAGCTGATATCCGCGGCATGCTGGAGCAATTGCGGCAGGAGTGGCAGGGCAGGGGCGTCGAACTGGCCAGCCTGTCGTCCGGCTGGCGCTTCCAGAGCCGGCCCGAAATGAAGCATTACCTGGATCGCCTGAACCCGGAAAAGCCGCAAAAGTATTCCCGGGCCACGCTCGAGACGCTGGCAATCATCGCTTATCGCCAGCCTGTCACACGTGGCGATATCGAGGAGATTCGCGGCGTGACGGTGAATTCGCAGACGATCCGGATGCTGGAAGAGCGCGGCTGGGTCGATACTGTCGGCCACCGCGACGTGCCGGGTCGTCCGGCCCTTCTTGGCACCACCAGGCAATTCCTGGACGACCTGGGATTACAGTCGCTGTCCCAGCTGCCGCCTCTGCAGCAAATCAGCGAACCGCAGAATGCCAATTCGATCGAAATGCTCGAAGCCGCGCTGCAGGAGAATTTCGAGAAGGCGGCCCATGCCGCCAATGTCACTGACAATGTAGCGCCCGGGGAAGCATCCGCGCCCGCGGTGCAGGCGCCTGACGCTGAGCCCACGCAAGAAAATACGCATGAACAATACTGA
- a CDS encoding ABC transporter permease: protein MTDFHATPAGLWTLAWRRLRADRLAMAALAVVAGWLVLVALSAAGWIAADWEREVGVNYAPPSFLGAAGMTGPAALAPAAAPVARDNPFDPLAADIAALRAVLPAGGAAAERLPTLPFGADKWGHDIVKKTIKGAETSIVVGLVAAFVAVGLGTLFGAMAGFSGGIADDLFEWLYSVFTSIPSILMILAVAAVLQVKGVATIVLILGFTGWTGPYRLVRAEYLRHKGREYVLAADAIGASAWRRMFVHIFPNVSHVALVQVSILVVGFIKAEVILSFLGFGVPAGVVSWGSMLNEAQNELLLGKWWQLAAAATAMAVLVTAFSLFADALRDALDPKAK, encoded by the coding sequence ATGACGGATTTCCACGCCACCCCGGCCGGCCTGTGGACGCTCGCGTGGCGCCGGCTGCGCGCCGACCGGCTGGCGATGGCTGCGCTGGCCGTCGTTGCCGGCTGGCTGGTGCTCGTGGCGCTGTCCGCCGCGGGGTGGATCGCCGCCGACTGGGAGCGCGAGGTGGGCGTGAACTACGCGCCGCCATCGTTCCTCGGCGCAGCTGGCATGACCGGCCCTGCGGCGCTCGCGCCCGCAGCCGCGCCCGTGGCGCGCGACAACCCGTTCGACCCGCTGGCGGCCGATATCGCGGCATTGCGCGCCGTGTTGCCGGCAGGCGGTGCCGCGGCCGAGCGCCTGCCCACGCTGCCGTTCGGCGCCGACAAGTGGGGCCACGACATCGTGAAGAAAACCATCAAGGGCGCCGAAACGTCGATCGTCGTCGGCCTGGTGGCGGCCTTCGTCGCGGTGGGCCTGGGCACGCTCTTCGGCGCGATGGCCGGCTTTTCGGGCGGCATCGCCGACGACCTGTTCGAATGGCTGTACAGCGTCTTCACGTCGATTCCGTCGATCCTGATGATCCTGGCGGTGGCCGCCGTGCTGCAGGTGAAGGGCGTGGCCACCATCGTGCTGATCCTGGGGTTCACCGGCTGGACCGGCCCGTACCGGCTGGTGCGCGCCGAATATCTCCGGCACAAGGGGCGCGAATACGTGCTGGCGGCCGACGCGATCGGCGCTTCCGCATGGCGCAGGATGTTCGTGCACATCTTCCCGAACGTGAGCCACGTGGCGCTGGTGCAGGTATCGATTCTCGTCGTGGGTTTCATCAAGGCCGAGGTGATCCTGTCCTTCCTCGGCTTCGGCGTGCCGGCCGGCGTGGTGTCGTGGGGCTCCATGCTGAACGAGGCGCAGAATGAACTGTTGCTGGGCAAGTGGTGGCAACTGGCCGCCGCTGCCACGGCCATGGCGGTGCTGGTCACGGCATTTTCCCTGTTTGCCGATGCGCTGCGAGACGCGCTCGATCCGAAGGCGAAGTAA